A segment of the Prochlorococcus marinus str. MIT 9215 genome:
ATAAGTAATCAGGTTAATTTAACATCAGGAAATGTTTACAATACAAAAGAAGCTTGGATTATAGGATTTTTAACTTCTTTTTTCTTATTATCTTCAATTATTTTTCATGAGGTTTTTCATACTTTTGTTTCTCTTAATCAGGGTGTAAAAATAAAAAAAATTACTTTTTATTTTCTAGGAGCAATTCTACAAATAGATAAGTATTGTCAAACTGCTTTAGGTAATATAAAAATTGCAATTGTTAGACCTATTTTATGTTTTGCTACAGCATCTACCCTACTTTTAATTAGTAATTACAGCGTATCTCGAGAACAAATAGCGATTAATGTAATTTCTAGAGTAGGTATATTTAATTTATTCTTAGGTTTTTTAAATTTGATTCCAATTGGTTCATTAGATGGAGGAAATTTACTAAAAAGTATTATTTGGTATTTCTCAGGAAGTAAAAACAAAGGAAGACATTTCCTCAATAAAGTAAATTTATTCTTATCTTTTGTTGTTCTATTTTTTGGGATTGTTTGTTTATTTAGATTTAACTTTTACTTTGGTTTTATTCTTTCTTTTTTGGGATTGTTTGGAGTTAATTCCTCAAAATCTGAAAGTCAATTTTTTAAAATTGAAAACATACTTAAATTTAGTAAAGTTTCTGAGCTTAAATTAAAGCCTTTGAGGAAAATTGAGTACGACTCTAATTTCTTACAATTTAATACCTTAATAAAAAATAAAAAGGATGCATCAGATAAATATTTTTTTGTTACGAACAATGGTAGATGGATTGGTTTTATTGATGAGAACATTTTAAAAAATGTTTCCTTAAAAAAATGGGAAAGGAACTTTGTTGGAGATTTTAAAAAACCAATCGATAGTTTCGTTAGTGTATCTTGTAACGATAAATTATGGAAAACTATAGAGAGGCTTGAAGAAACAAGTGAGGGTTTTTTATTGGTTCTCAATGCTGCAGATATCCCTTTGGGGATAATTGACAGATCAAAAATTGGAAACTTTGTGTTGAATAAATTAGGGCTTAATCTGCCTTCAGAGATTCTTAATCAATTAAATTTTAAAAACCATTATCCCTTGGGAATTGAATTGCCAAGAATAATAAATTCAATGAAGCAAAAAGGAGATCTTTAAAAATGTATGTCATGAATATTTTCTAATATTTTTATTGTCTAAGGTAATATTTTTGAAATTTATATTTGATTTATCCTTAAGGAATGAATCCCTTAAATATTGAACTATTTCATCATTTGATAGTTCTAAATTTACTTTTGGTGGAGCTTCTTCTTTAAATAATTTGAACCATAAATCTTTTGAAGGGTTTGTTTGAATCTCTCCATGTTGAAGAAATGCACCTTTTTTACGAAATTGGGCACTTCCTATTCTCTTAAAGCCATCATCATCAACTAAATCAGAAATTAATGAAGTCCCAAAACAATTCGTTTTAATACGTGTTTTTCGTAGATGACCATATCGTAAATTTAGACCTAATTCTCTAAAACTTTTAATTAACCAATTATTAACCATTTCATAACCTAAGACTTTGTAGTGATTTTTTTTAAAAGTTAATGCATATGTTATGCCTCCTGCATGCAAAACAGCGCCTCCTCCAGAGGGGCGTCTAACAATATTAATTTCCCCATTTGATAATAAATTCTCCCAATGAAGAGGAATTTCCTTCTGGTGATAGCCAATTGAAAGCCAATCTCCAGTCCAATAGTAGAACCTCAATGTGAAAATTATTTCAGGATTCGAAATTGTCTGATCTAGAGAACTTAAATCTAAAGCCATTTGATCAAATCCAGGTAAATTATTTGTCGAAAAAATTAAAGCCTGATTTACTATTCCCAAAATTAACTTTGTAGATTTATTTATGATAATTTTCAATAAATATTTTCTTTCAATTTGTTAATTACGTTACATCATTTTGTAATAGTGTTTCAAATCTTCTCTTTTCGGTGGAGAATATAGGAAATATTACTTTTACTATGGAGCCAACTCAAACAATAAATCTTATTGCATTAAGCCTAATAGTAGTTATGCATGCAGGGGTTTTAGCATTAAGACTAGGAATTAGTTTAGGTAGAAACTAAAGTAAATTAGAAAGTTTTAAATTTATAAGTTAATAATATAAATAAGATTGAATTTATTTATTCAGTAAAAATATCAAATACTCAATTTGTCAAAATCTCTTTATAAAAATATTATTTTTAACAAAAAATATCTAGGGCCTGTTTTTGTGAAAAGACAAAAGAAACATGATAATTTTGTATCTTTAATTTTTTTAATTATAAAAATTTCTTTTTCCCTTTTAGCAATAATAAGCCTGTTTAAACTTGGCTATAGCTCCAAAGTAAGGTTGACTAGATTGAGGGAAATTCAAGACTCATTTTTATTCGAAAAATATAGATTCAATGTTTTAACAAATAAGTTTGATGATTTATT
Coding sequences within it:
- a CDS encoding site-2 protease family protein; the protein is MRSWQIFKIWGIPFKVHPYWFAILFIFSWSISNQVNLTSGNVYNTKEAWIIGFLTSFFLLSSIIFHEVFHTFVSLNQGVKIKKITFYFLGAILQIDKYCQTALGNIKIAIVRPILCFATASTLLLISNYSVSREQIAINVISRVGIFNLFLGFLNLIPIGSLDGGNLLKSIIWYFSGSKNKGRHFLNKVNLFLSFVVLFFGIVCLFRFNFYFGFILSFLGLFGVNSSKSESQFFKIENILKFSKVSELKLKPLRKIEYDSNFLQFNTLIKNKKDASDKYFFVTNNGRWIGFIDENILKNVSLKKWERNFVGDFKKPIDSFVSVSCNDKLWKTIERLEETSEGFLLVLNAADIPLGIIDRSKIGNFVLNKLGLNLPSEILNQLNFKNHYPLGIELPRIINSMKQKGDL
- a CDS encoding lipoyl protein ligase domain-containing protein, which produces MKIIINKSTKLILGIVNQALIFSTNNLPGFDQMALDLSSLDQTISNPEIIFTLRFYYWTGDWLSIGYHQKEIPLHWENLLSNGEINIVRRPSGGGAVLHAGGITYALTFKKNHYKVLGYEMVNNWLIKSFRELGLNLRYGHLRKTRIKTNCFGTSLISDLVDDDGFKRIGSAQFRKKGAFLQHGEIQTNPSKDLWFKLFKEEAPPKVNLELSNDEIVQYLRDSFLKDKSNINFKNITLDNKNIRKYS
- the psaM gene encoding photosystem I reaction center subunit XII → MEPTQTINLIALSLIVVMHAGVLALRLGISLGRN